In Dysgonomonadaceae bacterium zrk40, one genomic interval encodes:
- a CDS encoding RagB/SusD family nutrient uptake outer membrane protein, translated as MKKYYILPALILTILIGSCSDFLEEEVRGQENLDTYFKTEAEAESFVTGCYNALTFNGWWQVNTVWLLSEMTSDDGWMGNTTQQSDYTSLAFFQSNGQSNGLISNFWQYRYKGILRTNIAINKIAEAPITDEAKMARLIAEAKFLRAFYYFELVKNFGGVPIVESFAMPDEIQGIERNSAEEVYAFIEKDLQDAAAVLPQRSSQSDNEVGRATRGAALGFLGKVYVYQGKWDEAKTALKTVIDEGEYQLLNNFGDVWDIDNDNSVESLFEVQFTYDGVYALGGSLSVVAGNRSGGDQDGWAWGLPSANLENAYLEAGDSERLRWTIIKHGDADIAGEPDFEEVIELQGDQNGDGTYAVDPSKHKSARLMRKYYIPLSKRPEVFNIDKVPLNHRLLRYADILLLYAEACNETGDDVSARAALNEVRARVDLPAVTAGGNDLRQLIRTERRLELAFEQNRLYDIRRWVDDNGKKVMSNLMGENGSFVRWNNNPDTRDPYEWENQRESSDKGSTFREDRDLLFPIPLYEITMSNGSITQNPGWN; from the coding sequence ATGAAAAAATATTATATCCTTCCAGCACTGATTCTCACCATACTGATTGGTTCCTGCTCCGATTTCCTGGAGGAGGAGGTGAGAGGCCAGGAGAACCTGGACACCTATTTCAAGACAGAAGCCGAAGCTGAGTCGTTTGTGACCGGTTGCTACAATGCCCTCACCTTCAATGGCTGGTGGCAGGTTAACACCGTCTGGCTGCTCTCCGAGATGACCAGTGACGACGGCTGGATGGGCAACACCACCCAGCAGAGTGATTACACCTCTCTCGCCTTCTTCCAGAGCAATGGACAGAGCAACGGTCTCATCTCCAACTTCTGGCAGTATCGTTACAAGGGCATCCTGCGTACCAATATCGCCATCAACAAGATTGCCGAAGCACCCATCACCGATGAGGCCAAGATGGCACGACTCATTGCCGAGGCTAAGTTCCTTCGTGCATTCTATTACTTTGAGCTGGTGAAGAACTTTGGTGGTGTACCCATCGTAGAGAGCTTTGCCATGCCCGATGAGATTCAGGGCATCGAACGCAACAGCGCCGAGGAGGTCTACGCCTTCATTGAGAAAGACCTGCAGGATGCAGCAGCAGTGCTGCCCCAGCGTAGCAGTCAGTCCGACAACGAGGTAGGTCGTGCCACACGTGGTGCCGCTCTCGGTTTCCTGGGTAAGGTCTATGTCTACCAAGGGAAGTGGGACGAGGCAAAGACAGCACTGAAAACAGTGATCGACGAAGGGGAGTACCAGTTGCTCAATAACTTTGGCGATGTGTGGGATATCGATAACGACAACAGCGTGGAGTCGCTGTTCGAGGTGCAGTTCACCTACGATGGTGTCTATGCGCTTGGTGGCAGTCTCTCCGTAGTTGCCGGCAACCGTTCCGGTGGCGATCAGGATGGCTGGGCCTGGGGTCTTCCATCTGCGAACCTTGAGAATGCTTATCTGGAGGCCGGCGACAGCGAGCGTCTGCGCTGGACAATCATCAAGCATGGTGATGCAGACATTGCCGGTGAGCCTGACTTTGAAGAGGTAATCGAGCTGCAGGGTGACCAGAATGGTGACGGCACCTATGCCGTTGATCCCTCCAAGCACAAGTCGGCCCGTCTCATGCGCAAGTATTACATCCCGCTGTCAAAACGTCCCGAAGTGTTCAATATCGACAAGGTACCCCTCAACCACCGCCTGCTGCGCTACGCCGATATCCTGCTGCTCTATGCCGAGGCCTGCAATGAGACCGGTGACGATGTGTCAGCGCGAGCTGCCCTCAACGAAGTGCGTGCACGTGTCGACTTGCCAGCAGTCACTGCCGGTGGCAACGATCTTCGTCAGCTGATCCGCACCGAGCGCCGCCTGGAACTTGCCTTCGAGCAGAACCGCCTCTACGACATCCGTCGCTGGGTGGATGACAATGGCAAGAAGGTGATGAGCAACCTCATGGGTGAGAATGGATCGTTTGTCCGTTGGAACAACAACCCCGACACGCGTGATCCCTATGAGTGGGAGAACCAGCGTGAGTCGAGCGACAAGGGATCGACCTTCCGTGAAGATCGCGACCTGCTCTTCCCGATACCCTTGTACGAGATTACAATGTCGAATGGATCCATCACCCAGAATCCCGGATGGAATTGA
- a CDS encoding TonB-dependent receptor: protein MRKQLIILCLLLVSFYTHAQITVKGVVTSATDSEPMIGATVQVKGTYNGTMTGLDGEYELNNVASDGVLIFSTIGYETVEVNISGRNTINVVMEESTELLDELVVVGYGVVRKSDLTSSISTVKGEEITEVITGNAMDALQGKVNGVQITSGGGPGTTPKVLIRGVTTVNGTDPLYVVDGMPVGNNINFLNNNDIESMEVLKDASAAAIYGTRGSNGVILITTKKGSAGKPRFNFSAGTGFQTLSDPGMAGASEYEQVFKTRYTNDGRTPVWNGKDGYTDAEGTDWWNETVNKTAMVQNYQFSVAGGNDKLVYNLSLGYFRNNSQYDVGYWDKINTRLNTEYTFNRIVKLGFNLAPRVESWDNTPNLFSAAMSMDPTTPIYRPEEEWSENIYNNYARSYNNQEWNPRASLARANAHSRLYGMLLNPYLEISPIEGLTLRTQYGVNAQFRRSDSFTPEFFIDALEKSDLSVASRSMNEWFDYNWTNTANYMFTVGEQHHLNTMAGFTAEKFANYWLNGSSEDIPNNSDNLQEVSAGTQNQKASGNTGYNTLVSYLGRVMYHFDYRYYLTASVRVDGSSRFPTGNKYATFPSVSAAWRVSNESFMLDQDLIDNMKIRLGWGRVGNQSIANSAYISTIGSSDYVFGNTPTRVPGTTITSVGNSNLRWETVEDYNFGIDLTILDNRLDVIFDLYQKKSHDMLYRKQNVFVTGYPDWNGQVWMNIGSMKASGWELGLNWRDKVGDFGYQVGLNLSQVRNEAIKFSGDGPILTGGFNGDQIIRNEDGGLISRFHGYLADGIFQNWEEVNAHTDEHGRLIQRDARPGDIRFTDRNYDGVLDENDKTWIGNPYPDLMVGSNIGVNYRNWDFSANFYGTLGNDIYNKTKGLYSGVSGQNVYAGTLAKAWSGEGTSTDIPRLSANDTNQNYTRVSSFYVEDGSYLRVKLMQLGYTLPKKFVGGMDLRLSLSAQNPFTITGYSGMDPERPLLDGSVIETGIDGIAYPNPRTFLFGIDFKF from the coding sequence ATGAGAAAACAATTAATCATACTGTGCCTGTTACTTGTCTCCTTCTACACCCACGCACAGATAACCGTGAAAGGTGTAGTCACATCTGCCACCGACAGTGAGCCGATGATAGGAGCAACCGTGCAGGTGAAAGGAACCTACAACGGGACCATGACCGGTCTCGACGGGGAATATGAACTGAACAATGTGGCAAGCGATGGCGTGCTCATCTTCTCTACCATCGGCTATGAAACGGTTGAGGTGAACATCAGTGGACGCAACACCATCAATGTGGTGATGGAGGAATCGACCGAGCTGCTCGATGAGCTGGTCGTCGTGGGTTATGGAGTGGTGCGCAAGAGCGACCTCACCAGCTCCATCTCAACGGTGAAAGGAGAAGAAATCACCGAGGTGATCACCGGCAATGCCATGGATGCCCTCCAGGGCAAGGTGAACGGTGTGCAGATCACCAGTGGTGGCGGTCCCGGCACCACTCCCAAGGTGCTCATCCGCGGTGTCACCACCGTTAACGGTACCGATCCACTCTACGTGGTGGATGGCATGCCCGTGGGTAACAATATCAACTTCCTGAACAACAATGACATCGAATCGATGGAAGTGCTCAAGGATGCCTCTGCCGCTGCCATCTATGGTACGCGAGGCTCCAACGGTGTGATCCTGATCACCACCAAGAAGGGGTCGGCAGGGAAACCCCGCTTCAACTTCAGTGCCGGTACCGGTTTTCAGACGCTCTCTGATCCCGGCATGGCAGGCGCTTCTGAATATGAGCAGGTGTTCAAGACCCGTTACACCAACGATGGTCGCACACCGGTGTGGAACGGCAAGGATGGTTATACCGATGCGGAAGGTACCGACTGGTGGAATGAGACCGTCAACAAAACAGCGATGGTGCAAAACTACCAGTTCAGCGTTGCCGGTGGCAACGACAAGCTTGTTTACAACCTGAGCCTCGGTTATTTCCGCAACAACTCACAATATGACGTGGGCTATTGGGATAAGATCAACACCCGCCTCAATACCGAGTACACCTTCAACAGAATTGTGAAGCTCGGTTTCAACCTCGCTCCCCGTGTGGAGTCGTGGGACAATACACCCAACCTCTTCTCGGCTGCAATGTCTATGGACCCCACCACGCCCATCTATCGTCCCGAAGAGGAGTGGAGTGAAAACATCTACAACAACTATGCCCGTTCATACAACAACCAGGAGTGGAACCCCCGTGCTTCACTGGCCCGCGCCAATGCACACAGCCGTCTCTATGGCATGCTGCTGAACCCCTATCTGGAGATCAGTCCCATTGAAGGACTCACGCTCCGCACTCAGTATGGTGTCAACGCACAGTTCCGTCGCAGCGACTCCTTCACACCTGAGTTCTTCATCGATGCACTCGAGAAGTCGGACCTCAGTGTTGCCTCCCGCTCCATGAACGAGTGGTTCGATTACAACTGGACCAACACGGCCAATTATATGTTCACAGTGGGTGAGCAGCATCACCTCAACACCATGGCCGGTTTCACTGCCGAGAAGTTTGCCAACTACTGGCTCAACGGCTCCAGCGAGGATATCCCCAACAACAGCGATAACCTGCAGGAGGTGAGTGCCGGTACACAGAACCAGAAAGCAAGCGGCAACACCGGCTACAACACGCTTGTATCCTACCTGGGTCGTGTGATGTATCATTTCGATTATCGCTACTACCTCACCGCATCGGTGCGTGTGGATGGCTCTTCCCGCTTCCCCACAGGCAACAAGTATGCTACTTTCCCTTCGGTATCGGCCGCCTGGCGTGTCAGCAACGAGTCGTTCATGCTGGATCAGGATCTGATCGATAACATGAAGATACGTCTAGGGTGGGGACGCGTGGGCAACCAGTCCATTGCCAACTCAGCCTATATCTCCACCATCGGTTCCTCCGATTATGTCTTTGGCAATACGCCGACACGTGTTCCCGGCACCACCATCACCTCGGTGGGCAACAGCAACCTGCGCTGGGAGACAGTGGAAGACTACAACTTCGGGATCGATCTCACCATCCTCGACAACAGGCTGGATGTGATCTTCGATCTCTATCAGAAGAAGTCGCACGACATGCTCTACCGCAAGCAGAACGTCTTTGTTACCGGTTATCCCGACTGGAACGGTCAGGTATGGATGAACATCGGCAGCATGAAAGCCAGCGGATGGGAGCTGGGACTTAACTGGCGCGACAAAGTGGGTGACTTCGGCTATCAGGTGGGACTCAACCTGTCCCAGGTACGCAACGAAGCCATCAAGTTCTCAGGTGACGGACCCATCCTCACCGGCGGCTTCAATGGCGACCAGATCATCCGCAACGAGGATGGCGGACTCATCAGCCGCTTCCATGGCTACCTTGCCGACGGCATCTTCCAGAACTGGGAAGAGGTCAATGCCCATACCGATGAGCATGGCCGTCTTATCCAGCGCGACGCGCGTCCGGGCGACATTCGCTTCACCGACCGGAACTACGACGGAGTGCTCGATGAGAATGACAAGACATGGATCGGCAATCCCTATCCCGATTTGATGGTAGGATCGAACATTGGTGTCAACTACCGCAACTGGGATTTCTCGGCCAACTTCTACGGCACCCTCGGCAACGACATTTACAACAAGACCAAGGGTCTCTACTCCGGTGTGAGCGGCCAGAATGTTTATGCCGGTACGCTGGCAAAAGCCTGGAGCGGTGAAGGAACCAGTACGGACATCCCCCGTCTCTCGGCCAACGACACCAACCAGAACTACACGCGTGTATCCAGCTTCTACGTGGAAGATGGTTCCTACCTGCGTGTGAAATTGATGCAGCTCGGTTACACGTTGCCGAAGAAGTTTGTCGGCGGCATGGACCTGCGTCTCTCCCTCTCGGCACAGAATCCGTTCACCATCACCGGTTACTCCGGTATGGATCCTGAGCGTCCGCTGCTTGACGGAAGCGTGATCGAGACCGGTATCGATGGCATTGCATATCCCAATCCCCGTACGTTCCTGTTCGGTATTGATTTTAAATTTTAA
- a CDS encoding response regulator: protein MYRLLLTLITCILSMSLHAAPFYISRITTEEGLSNGYIMGITQDRNGFIWFATESGLNRYDGRQFRTYKKENSQSTTTSISGNELNRVYADRFQDIIWIATQRDGLNAFNTITEEFTHYIHNDESTTSLITNDVTDVTNSHNGNLWVTTYWRGFDYLDIATGTFTHYHTGTLPELASDNIWSVAENSKGLLFLGHVNDGLTIFDPATKKTRNYRNNEADSRSIPGNQVYKVFIDRDDNLWVGTDRGLALFHPDSEQFTRFRHNPMNPGSLISNNVYDIMQDNTGRLWIATENGGVSILDMHQEWFSSPGDVTFTNIYPGTTYNTLSNKSVRSIFQDHFGNVWIGTYGDGVNFISYRDTPFRLINRLSPEYSLSDDIVMAISSDEQGRLWVGTDNSGIDLLQEKDKQRNFNTENSALTDNAIIAAFRDSRNNLWFGSYSGDVTRWNASIGRLEGMGNRIASDVRCFAENDRREILIGNGKGIEIYDHTGNWVRSYSRREGTLREDQVRSIVLDSNANIWVGSFGDGLTIYDREMNEQRHFTINQQFPSNRVNHMIRDNDGNIWIATGNGLVLFKPEGKGEKFEILNSEQGLNDTHIRAIAADKRGNVWVSTLSGISMFNREKQRFYNYDSAYGVPMGDFMSGAVTTTADGMIHFGSHYGLCSFHPEEVTSEIKPSPVIITDFFLHRGDEINDSELRLPVMPKIRLSHNDNSFKVAFGVPDKSLSDLMAYSYKLEGLDERWYDTHGDNSIVFRNLPPGDYTLYIRAMIPNQVWEENMTQMSIKVIPPFWATWWAKLIYLLLTAVVLLFIIRFYKQRLLLENSLILEKQDHDREQRLNTERMRFFTNITHELRTPLTLILGPLGDLREDKSLTMAQGKKISLIQKSADRLLNQINTILEFRKTESQNKQLVVRFSNLETLIRDAGYKYKELNSNGKITIQTMIEEGEYRLWYDPEIVSTIVENLLSNAVKFCDEGSVTLSLYHVEESGVPFTEIAVTDTGVGIDQDTLPRIFDRYYQDVQSKYRMGTGIGLALVYSLVKLHEGEIFADSKPGKGSTFRFRLHTDNRYPHAIHESENENEKEQQSLPEQHPEEVAGDDQRPATGSKLKILVVEDNIDILNYIEESLSERYTIYTAADGKKGLEKARKLMPDLVISDIMMPEMDGVEMMKRMKDDLLTSHIPIILLTAKSSIEDRTEAYETGAESFITKPFSARLLHSRITNLLETRKQLIDKVRLTANMTDKAEILATSLSALDSEFIQKLEKVINAHLENDRLEVNFIADKMNMSHSTLYRKVKAITGMNVNGLVRKLRVQRAEELLLTGEHTISAVSMMVGFNSNANFRKCFREEFGLAPSEYLKHMNRKEKK, encoded by the coding sequence ATGTACAGACTTCTCCTCACACTTATCACCTGCATCCTGTCGATGTCGCTTCATGCCGCACCCTTCTACATCAGCCGCATCACGACGGAAGAGGGCTTGTCGAACGGTTACATCATGGGTATCACCCAGGACAGGAACGGATTTATCTGGTTCGCTACCGAATCGGGACTGAACCGTTATGACGGCAGGCAGTTTCGCACCTATAAGAAAGAGAACTCACAGTCAACCACCACCTCCATCTCAGGCAACGAACTGAACCGTGTCTATGCCGACAGGTTTCAGGATATCATATGGATTGCTACACAACGAGATGGACTGAATGCTTTCAATACGATTACAGAGGAGTTTACCCATTACATTCACAACGATGAATCAACTACGAGTCTGATCACAAACGATGTGACAGACGTGACAAATTCTCACAACGGCAACCTGTGGGTGACAACCTACTGGCGGGGGTTCGACTACCTCGATATTGCGACAGGCACGTTTACGCACTACCACACCGGAACACTACCAGAATTGGCAAGCGATAACATCTGGTCGGTCGCGGAAAACAGCAAGGGACTGCTCTTCCTGGGACATGTGAATGACGGGCTCACGATCTTTGATCCGGCGACGAAGAAAACCCGGAACTACAGGAACAACGAAGCTGATTCACGCAGCATCCCCGGCAACCAGGTATACAAGGTCTTCATCGACAGAGATGACAACCTCTGGGTGGGCACTGACCGGGGACTGGCTCTCTTCCACCCCGATAGCGAACAGTTCACCCGGTTCAGGCACAATCCCATGAATCCCGGCTCCCTCATCTCCAACAACGTCTATGACATCATGCAGGACAACACCGGACGCCTATGGATTGCCACCGAGAACGGAGGGGTGAGCATCCTCGATATGCATCAGGAATGGTTCTCTTCACCGGGCGATGTCACTTTCACAAACATCTACCCCGGCACCACCTACAACACCCTCTCGAACAAATCGGTGCGGAGCATCTTCCAGGATCACTTCGGCAATGTATGGATTGGCACCTACGGCGATGGTGTCAACTTCATCAGTTACCGCGACACACCCTTTCGTCTCATCAACAGACTCTCACCCGAGTATTCACTGAGCGATGACATCGTGATGGCTATCAGCAGCGACGAACAGGGACGTCTATGGGTGGGAACGGATAACAGCGGAATCGACCTGCTGCAGGAGAAGGATAAACAGCGCAACTTCAACACCGAAAACTCTGCGCTGACCGACAATGCCATCATTGCTGCCTTCAGAGACTCCCGTAACAACCTCTGGTTCGGATCCTACTCGGGAGATGTAACCCGCTGGAATGCATCAATCGGGAGACTGGAAGGAATGGGGAACCGCATTGCCAGTGATGTAAGATGTTTTGCCGAAAACGACCGCCGCGAGATCCTCATCGGCAACGGAAAGGGGATAGAGATTTATGACCATACGGGCAATTGGGTGCGCAGTTATTCCAGAAGAGAAGGCACCTTGCGCGAGGATCAGGTGCGAAGCATCGTACTGGACAGCAACGCCAATATATGGGTGGGCTCCTTCGGTGACGGCCTCACCATCTACGACAGGGAGATGAACGAGCAGCGCCATTTCACCATCAACCAGCAGTTCCCCTCCAACAGGGTGAACCATATGATCCGCGACAACGATGGAAATATATGGATTGCGACAGGAAACGGGCTGGTACTTTTCAAACCTGAGGGGAAAGGTGAGAAATTTGAGATATTGAACAGTGAACAGGGTCTCAACGACACGCATATCCGTGCAATCGCTGCCGACAAGAGAGGCAACGTCTGGGTGAGCACATTGAGCGGTATCAGCATGTTCAACAGAGAGAAACAACGTTTCTACAACTACGACAGCGCCTATGGTGTCCCCATGGGTGATTTCATGAGCGGTGCGGTAACCACAACAGCAGACGGCATGATTCATTTTGGCTCTCACTATGGGTTATGCTCGTTCCACCCCGAAGAAGTGACCTCTGAAATCAAACCTTCACCGGTGATCATTACCGACTTCTTTCTGCATCGTGGCGATGAGATCAACGACAGCGAGTTGAGATTGCCGGTGATGCCGAAAATAAGACTCAGCCACAACGACAACTCGTTCAAGGTGGCTTTCGGAGTACCGGACAAATCGCTCAGCGACCTGATGGCATATTCATACAAACTCGAGGGACTGGATGAGCGTTGGTATGATACACACGGCGACAACAGCATCGTCTTCCGCAACCTGCCGCCGGGAGATTACACTCTTTATATCAGGGCAATGATACCCAATCAGGTATGGGAAGAGAATATGACACAAATGTCGATCAAGGTGATTCCTCCATTCTGGGCCACCTGGTGGGCTAAGCTCATCTACCTGCTGCTCACCGCTGTCGTGCTTCTGTTCATCATCCGATTCTACAAACAGAGGCTGCTGTTGGAAAACTCACTCATTCTGGAGAAACAGGATCACGACCGTGAGCAGCGTCTGAACACCGAGAGGATGCGATTCTTCACAAACATCACCCATGAGCTGCGCACCCCCCTTACTCTGATCCTCGGACCGTTGGGCGACCTGAGGGAAGATAAATCACTCACTATGGCTCAGGGCAAAAAAATCTCACTGATACAAAAGAGTGCCGACAGGCTGCTCAACCAGATCAATACCATCCTTGAGTTTCGAAAAACAGAATCACAAAACAAACAACTGGTGGTCAGATTCTCAAACCTGGAGACGCTGATTCGTGATGCCGGTTACAAGTACAAGGAACTGAACAGCAACGGTAAAATCACCATTCAAACCATGATTGAGGAGGGCGAATACCGGCTCTGGTACGACCCGGAGATTGTATCGACCATTGTGGAGAACCTGTTATCGAACGCTGTGAAGTTTTGTGATGAGGGGTCGGTAACCCTCAGCCTCTATCATGTGGAGGAATCGGGAGTACCTTTCACTGAGATTGCAGTGACAGACACCGGCGTGGGCATTGATCAGGATACCCTGCCCAGGATCTTCGATCGTTACTACCAGGATGTGCAGAGCAAGTACCGCATGGGCACAGGGATAGGGCTGGCACTGGTCTACAGCCTCGTGAAGCTGCATGAAGGGGAGATCTTCGCCGATAGTAAACCGGGTAAGGGCTCCACCTTTCGTTTCAGATTGCATACAGACAACCGCTATCCCCATGCCATTCATGAGAGTGAGAACGAGAATGAGAAAGAACAACAATCGCTCCCGGAACAACATCCGGAAGAAGTGGCAGGTGATGACCAGAGACCTGCAACAGGGAGTAAGCTGAAAATACTGGTTGTGGAGGACAATATTGATATTCTCAATTATATCGAAGAGTCGCTCTCAGAGAGGTATACCATCTATACAGCTGCCGACGGCAAAAAGGGACTGGAGAAAGCACGTAAGTTGATGCCCGATCTTGTGATCAGCGACATCATGATGCCGGAAATGGATGGGGTGGAGATGATGAAACGAATGAAGGATGATCTGCTTACAAGCCATATCCCCATTATCCTGCTCACAGCCAAAAGCTCCATTGAAGATCGCACTGAGGCATACGAGACAGGTGCTGAGTCGTTTATCACCAAGCCCTTTTCTGCTCGACTCCTGCATTCCCGAATTACCAATCTACTGGAGACCAGAAAACAGCTGATCGACAAGGTGAGGCTCACGGCCAACATGACCGACAAGGCAGAGATACTGGCCACATCACTCAGTGCGCTGGACAGTGAATTCATTCAAAAGCTGGAGAAGGTGATCAATGCCCACCTGGAGAATGACAGACTGGAAGTGAACTTTATCGCTGACAAGATGAACATGAGCCACTCCACACTCTACCGTAAGGTAAAGGCCATTACCGGGATGAACGTGAACGGTTTGGTGCGCAAGCTACGTGTGCAAAGAGCTGAGGAGCTATTGCTCACAGGTGAACATACCATCTCTGCAGTATCGATGATGGTAGGTTTCAACAGCAACGCCAATTTCAGAAAATGCTTCAGGGAGGAGTTCGGGCTTGCACCCAGTGAATACCTGAAACATATGAACAGGAAAGAGAAGAAGTGA
- a CDS encoding transposase — protein sequence MRKQRTHFDKAFKENAVKLSLERKNVSELAQELGIAPFLLYRWRKEYQQKGEASFPGHGVQSLSEDTKRIAELEKRLGEAETERDILKKALSIISKRDR from the coding sequence ATGAGAAAACAAAGAACACATTTTGACAAGGCATTCAAAGAGAATGCGGTTAAACTCAGTTTAGAGCGCAAGAATGTTTCCGAGCTTGCACAGGAATTGGGTATTGCCCCCTTTCTTCTATATCGTTGGCGGAAAGAATACCAGCAGAAAGGTGAAGCCAGTTTTCCCGGACACGGAGTCCAGTCATTAAGTGAGGACACCAAAAGGATTGCTGAACTGGAAAAACGTCTGGGTGAAGCTGAAACGGAGCGGGACATATTAAAAAAAGCTTTGAGCATCATCTCCAAGAGAGATCGTTGA
- a CDS encoding IS3 family transposase → MCKVLKVPRSSYYRWLKDPEGARKRKYMELDEKIRDAYFAAKGRNGSPRLAKDLQVSGTPVSRTTVACHMREMGLRSKLSRRFKVTTDASHNYKVAPNLLNREFNHKEPVKACVSDLTYTVVPAIRMANRNRPSGEGLIFHSDRGIQYACKQTVNLLKSLKLEQSMSGKGNCWDNAVAESFFKTFKSELVYGTKLKTREQMRLHVFEYIETWYNHKRRFSALGNLTIDEFWNQYNLKKESIKNVA, encoded by the coding sequence ATGTGTAAAGTACTGAAAGTGCCCAGGAGCAGTTATTACCGCTGGCTTAAAGATCCGGAGGGCGCGCGTAAGCGTAAGTATATGGAGCTGGACGAAAAGATCAGGGATGCCTATTTTGCTGCCAAGGGACGCAATGGAAGCCCCCGGCTGGCGAAGGATTTGCAGGTATCCGGAACTCCCGTCTCGAGAACCACCGTAGCATGCCATATGAGGGAAATGGGCTTGCGCAGTAAACTCTCGAGACGATTCAAAGTGACGACGGATGCCTCTCACAACTATAAGGTTGCTCCAAATCTGTTGAATCGCGAATTTAATCATAAAGAGCCTGTGAAAGCGTGTGTCTCCGACCTGACCTATACCGTAGTCCCGGCTATCAGGATGGCCAATAGGAACAGACCTTCTGGAGAAGGATTGATATTTCATTCTGACCGGGGCATCCAATATGCCTGCAAACAAACTGTAAACCTGTTGAAATCCTTGAAGCTGGAGCAAAGTATGAGTGGAAAGGGAAATTGTTGGGATAATGCTGTGGCTGAAAGCTTTTTCAAAACTTTCAAATCTGAATTGGTCTATGGTACCAAACTCAAAACAAGAGAGCAGATGCGCTTGCATGTATTTGAATATATTGAAACCTGGTATAATCATAAAAGGAGATTCTCAGCATTGGGTAACTTAACCATTGATGAATTTTGGAATCAGTATAATCTTAAAAAAGAATCAATTAAAAATGTCGCTTAA